GGCCATGGCGATGGCCGAGACCAGCACGGTCCCTGCAACGAGCGGCAGCACGCCAAACCGCTTGTTGAAGAAGAGCGGGGTCCACGTCGTGCCGAACAGGAACTCCGTCACCGCCACTTCGCGGAAGAACCCTATCGTCTCGAACAAGAGCACGCCAATGATGCCGAGGGTCACGAACACCGAGAGCGCCGCACAGGCGAAGAGGGCTCGCTCGATCACCGTCTCGAAGCGTTGGCGGAACCGTCTGGTCATACGGCTAGTGGGAGACGATCGGCAGGCTGGCTATCGCGGCATCAACGCTCAGAAGATTACCGTAGCGCAGGCCTTTGGAGCCTGTGAAGAATTCCTCGTAGTAGCGCAGTAGCGCAGGCCTTTAGGCCTGCCAACGCCGCAATGGCGCAGGCCTTTAGGCCTGCCAACGCCGCAATGGCGCAGGCCTTTAGGCCTGCCAACGCCGCAATGCGCAGGCCTTTAGGCCTGCCGACGCCGCAATGGGCAGGCCTGAAGGCCTGCGCTACTGGTCAGCGTATAGCTCCTCTAATGGCTTCTTGGCGTCGCCTCCCTCTGCGGTGAAGACGGTGCCGGTCTTGCGCGTCTTGAAGCGCTGATTGACAAGAGCCTGTAACTCGTCGTTCAGCCGCACATAGCCGACCTCCGAGACCAGGGTGGGGCCCTGCCGCAAATAGAAGTCGATGAATTGATCGACTTCCGGCCGGTCGAGGCTTGCCACATTCACGTAGATGAACACTGGTCGAGAGAGCGGAGTATAAGTGCCGTTGCGGACGCTCTCCTGTGACGGTAGAACCGCAGCGCTGGTATCGTCCCCATTGGCAATCGGAACCGCCTTGAGCCGCTCCCTGTTCTCTTCGTAGTACGCGTACCCAAAGAAGCCGAGGGCCAGTTGATCGCCGGCCACGCCTTGCACGAGCACGTTGTCGTCCTCGCTGGACGTGAAGTCGCCTCGGCTGGCATCCTCCGTGCCGACGACGGCTTCGGTGAAGTAGTCGAATGTTCCCGAGTCGACGCCGGGGCCGAACAGGTGCACTTCCTGATCCGGCCACCCCTCGCGGATCTGACTCCACCGCGTCACCTTGCCCTCGGCCTCCGGCTCCCACAGCTTCTTGAGCTCCGCGACTGTCATCGACGAGGCCCACGTGTTCTTGGGATTCACCACGACGGTGATGCCGTCGTAGGCAACGGGGAGCTCGATGAACTCGATCTGCTGGGAGCGGCACGCGTCGATCTCGGTCTGGCGAATAGAGCGGGAGGCGTTGGAGATGTCCAGTTCGCCGCGACAGAACCGCTGAAACCCACCGCCGCTCCCTGAAATTCCAACGGTCACGCGTGTGCCAGACTGCTCACGCTGGAACTCTTCGGCGACCGCCTCGGTGATGGGGTAGACGGTGCTCGAGCCATCGATCTGGACGGCCTGGTACGAGCCGCACCCGACCGTGCTCATGGTGGCCAACGCCAGAGCCGCCGCAGCGTCGGCAGGACGAAGCGCACTTCGCATAGGCCCAACAGTAATCGGCGTGGATTTCACACGGGTTTCGCGGCTGTAAATTTCGTGTAAACGGCCGGAGATCGGTCGTTCACGCTCCGCGGCGCTTCTGCTCGCTGCTCGCCGTGACTTCGAACCTCACTGCCCCCCCGGTCACTTCCCGCTCGAACGGCTTACGATGCCG
This genomic interval from Luteitalea sp. contains the following:
- the pstS gene encoding phosphate ABC transporter substrate-binding protein PstS family protein; the protein is MRSALRPADAAAALALATMSTVGCGSYQAVQIDGSSTVYPITEAVAEEFQREQSGTRVTVGISGSGGGFQRFCRGELDISNASRSIRQTEIDACRSQQIEFIELPVAYDGITVVVNPKNTWASSMTVAELKKLWEPEAEGKVTRWSQIREGWPDQEVHLFGPGVDSGTFDYFTEAVVGTEDASRGDFTSSEDDNVLVQGVAGDQLALGFFGYAYYEENRERLKAVPIANGDDTSAAVLPSQESVRNGTYTPLSRPVFIYVNVASLDRPEVDQFIDFYLRQGPTLVSEVGYVRLNDELQALVNQRFKTRKTGTVFTAEGGDAKKPLEELYADQ